GGCCGAGCACCACGCCGATCCCGAACGCCAGCCGCCAGCCGACGTCGGTGGCGAACAGCGAGGTGTTCAGCAGCGCGATGGAGGCGAACGCGCCGAGCGCCGCGCCGATCCAGAAGCTGCCGTTGACGATCAGGTCGACCCGGCCGCGCACCCGGGCCGGGATCAGCTCGTCGATCGCCGAGTTGATGGCCGCGTACTCGCCGCCGATGCCGAAGCCGGTGAAGAACCGGCAGACGAAGAAGAACCAGGGCGTCCAGGACAGCGCGGTGACGCCCGTCGCGAGCAGGTAGACGGCCAGGGTCAGCATGAACAGCTTCTTGCGGCCCAGCCGGTCGGTCAGCCAGCCGAAGAACAGCGCGCCGCAGCAGGCGCCCGCCACGTAGATCGCGGCGGCGACGGTGGTGACCTGGGCGGTGCTGATCGCGATGCCGCTGCCGGGTTCGGCGAGGCGGGCGGCCAGGTTGCCGACGATGGTGACTTCCAGGCCGTCCAGGATCCAGACGGTGCCCAGGCCGATCAGGATGCGCCAGTGCCAGGGTGACCACGGGAGCCGGTCCAGCCGGGCCGGGACGTCGGTCTCGATGGTGCCGGACCCTCCGGCGGACCCCCCGGCGGCTGCGGTACGGCGTTGCGGTGCGGACATCTCGACCTCCGTCGTCCGGCCGTGTGTCCGGAACCTCCGGACGTGCCGCGGACGCGTCTGCCCGGTGCGCGCGCACGCACACCTGGTCACGATGCACCCGCGTCCGCGCGCCACGCACGGCACCGCACCCCACGCGCCGTACACCGGGCGGTCACGCTGCGGGTTCAGGCCGGGTTCAGGCGGCGGCGATCCGCTCCAGCAGGTCCGGGACGCCGGACAGGCCGCGGTGCCGGGCCAGGGCAGGCAGCGGCCGGAGTCGACGGCGAGGTCGGCGGGGCCCGTCCAGCGGCACCAGGCGGGGGCCGGGTCGGGGGTGGGGGCAGTGAGCGCGTGCTCGGCGGCGGTCAGGTCGCGTCGGCAGGCGGCCCGGTCGCCGAGGGCGGCGTGGGCGCGGGCCCGGCGGAGCAGCAGCAGGGCGCGGCGGTGGGGTGGCGGGTGCCGCTGAGGGCGTAGTCGAGTCGATCGACGGCGGCTGCGGGGCGGCCGAGCCAGGTGGCCCGGTAGGCGGCGTCGGCGAGGACGCCGGCGCAGCGGTCGCGGTCGTCGGCGGCGTGCGCGGGCTGCAGGGCGAGTTCCCACGGGTGTCCGGCGGCGAGGTGGCGGCCCTGGTCGAAGCGGTGCCAGCCGCAGGTGGTGGCGAGGGTTGCGGCCAGCCGGTGCAGGCGCCGTCCGGTGCGTTCGTCGTACCGGCCGGTGCTGATCAGGCTGCGGACGGTGGCGAGTTGGGCGTCCATCCGGCGGTGGGTGCGGGCGCGCTGCTCGGTGGGCAGGGCGGCCAGGGCGTGGCCGCCCTGCTCCAGCCAGGCAACGAAGTCCGCGTCGACCCGGGTGCCACCGAACAGCGCCGCCAGCCGTCCCGGTTCGGTGGCGCCGCCCGGTACGGCGAGCGCGGCCAGCGAGGCGGCGCCGAAGCCCACGAAACTGCGACGGTCCGCGGCGGCTCCCGGTGCGTCTCGGTGCCCGCCCGGCCGGGGGCGGGTGGGGGTCGGGCCGGCCCCGGCACCCCGGCGCCGACCGGGACGACGAGCGTACTGGCTGTCGGGCCCGCCGGGTGCCGGGAACGCCGGTGCCGAACGCTTCCTGACCTCCCGTCACCATTTGCTGACCGGGTCCGACCGTCCGAGTCCGACCGTCCGTTCTGCGAGGCCGCTTTCTTGAGGCGCGGGCAGGCACGGCTGCGCCGCCCCGCTGAAGGGTGCGGGGCGGCGCCGGGGTGCGGTCGGGCGGGTCAGGCAGGAGTGATCCGTCCGCGCCAACCGCCGCTCTCAACGCCGCGGTCCTCGATGAAGGACTTGAAGCGGCCGAGGTCGCCGCGGACCCGGCGGTCGATCATGCCCATGGTGTCGGCGGCGTGTTCGGCCATGCCCTGCGGGTCGTAGTCCATCGCCAGGCGGACCTCGCAGCGGGCGTCGTCCAGCCGGGCGAAGCTGACCGTGCCCATCTGCTGGACGTCACCGCCGACGGTCCGCCAGGCGATCTTCTGGTCCGGCAGCTGGTCGACGATCTCGGTGTCGAACTCCCGGGTCACGCCGGCGATCTTCGTGCGCCAGTGGTTGTGGCGCTCGTCGATCTGCACGACCTCCTCGACGCCGTCCATGAAGCGGGGGAAGTCCTCGAACTGCGTCCACTGGTCGTACGCGGTGTGCAGGGGGACGTCCACCTCGATGGTCTCCTGGACCATGCTCATGCGTTCTCCTCCGTTTCGTTCAGTGGCTCGTACGGCGGGCGGCCGGGGAGGGTCACCATCGGTACCAGCGCGAGCGGCGGCCGCCGGTCCCGGCACCCCGGGCGACGAAGCCGATCAGCCAGAGAATCAGCACGGCGAGTGCGATCCACCACAGCACCTTCACGGCGAATCCCGCGCCGAACAGGATGACGATCAGCAGCAGCACCAACAGCATCGCGAGCACGGTGGTCACCTCCTCGGTCCACGGGCGGCCGCCGAGAGGGGGACGGACGGCGGCCGCCGACCCGCTGCGGGTCTGCCGGGCGTCTGACCGGTTCGTCCGGACTCAAACGTTTTCGCCCGGTTCGGCGGCGAGCACCTCGACGGCGATCAGACAGGTGTCGTCGTCGGTGTCGGCGGTGCTGGTGGTCAGGGCGCGGTCGAGCAGCGCGTCGAGGTCGGCGGCGGGTTCGGCGAGGGTGCGGGTGAGGTGGTCGAGCGGCTCCTCGACGGACCGGTCGCGCCGTTCGATCAGGCCGTCGGTGTGGAGCAGCAGGACGTCGCCGGGGCGCATGGCGAGGTGGTGCTCCCGGTAGTCGGGGTGCTCGGTGGCGCCGAGCAGGATGCCGTGCGGCACCGGGAGCGGGCGGGAGGTGCGGTCGGGCGGCAGGACGGCCTGTTGCAGGCGCAGGGCGAGCAGGTGGCGTTCGGCGGACTCCTGGCGGCTGTCGGCGAGGCTCTCGGTGGTGGCGGCGAGCGCGGTCCCGGTCCAGTGCTGGGCGGGGACGTCCTGGAAGGCGCCGCGGACGGCGGCGGTGCGCCCGCTCGGGTCGGGGACGGGTTCGGCGACCAGCCGGACGTAGTGGGTGTAGCTGCTGAGGTGCCGCATCCGGAACACCGCGGAGCCCGGACGCCCGTTGCCCACGGCCGAGTTGACCATCCGGCGGACGGTCTGCTCGTCGTCGGGGTGGACGTGCGCGGGCAGGGCGGCGAGCGGGACGGGCGCGGTGCCGACCTCGCGGGTCACCCGGGTCACCTCGGCGTTCAGCCGGGCCAGCCGCTCCGTCATGTCGTTGCACACGCCGGAGACCTCACCGAGCACGCCCGGCGCGGCCCCG
The window above is part of the Kitasatospora sp. NA04385 genome. Proteins encoded here:
- a CDS encoding SRPBCC family protein, with amino-acid sequence MSMVQETIEVDVPLHTAYDQWTQFEDFPRFMDGVEEVVQIDERHNHWRTKIAGVTREFDTEIVDQLPDQKIAWRTVGGDVQQMGTVSFARLDDARCEVRLAMDYDPQGMAEHAADTMGMIDRRVRGDLGRFKSFIEDRGVESGGWRGRITPA
- a CDS encoding hydrophobic protein; amino-acid sequence: MLAMLLVLLLIVILFGAGFAVKVLWWIALAVLILWLIGFVARGAGTGGRRSRWYRW
- a CDS encoding SpoIIE family protein phosphatase, whose protein sequence is MCNDMTERLARLNAEVTRVTREVGTAPVPLAALPAHVHPDDEQTVRRMVNSAVGNGRPGSAVFRMRHLSSYTHYVRLVAEPVPDPSGRTAAVRGAFQDVPAQHWTGTALAATTESLADSRQESAERHLLALRLQQAVLPPDRTSRPLPVPHGILLGATEHPDYREHHLAMRPGDVLLLHTDGLIERRDRSVEEPLDHLTRTLAEPAADLDALLDRALTTSTADTDDDTCLIAVEVLAAEPGENV